In Hahella sp. HNIBRBA332, the genomic window GCTATTCGATATTGAAGACTCGTCTTGGTCGGCGATGAGGAGGACGGCTTCTTACCCTCCTCAGCACTAACAGCCAACAGTGTATAAGCCATTTTTAACAAATGAGTTTTTCCCGCGCCATTCTCACCTACGATTATATTGAGCTGTCTACCAAAATGAAGTTCGGCTTGAGGAAACACGGTTAAGTTCTTAACATCCATGCGTTTAAGCATTATTCACCCATTAATTTATAAAGATATACTCATCAAGCATCAGTGGTTCCAGAAAGCGTATAGATAGGTAAGCATTAAGCTTTCATTAAAAGTTTCCACCATGCTAAGCCATGATTTTATTACTAAATAATATTCCGCTAATAGTAAGGATAATAAATCTGCACTACGAATGTCAGCTAAATAATCAGCCAAAGATTAGTCAGGGAGTGAGCTTCACCACATTGGGAGCGCTGAATTTTCCGATGATTTCATGCAGGTCGCCCGCTTTGGCGAAGTAGAATCCCTGAGCGAGAAAGCATTGGTTTTCCTTCAGGAATTTCACTTGCTCAGCGTCCTCCACACCCACCGCCACCACCTTCAGCTTGAGATTATGGGCCATGGAAATCATCGCTTTTACGATTTCCGCATCGTCGCCTTTTCTCAGCATGTTATGAATAAATGATTTGTCGATCTTGATGGAGTCGATCGGCAGTTGCTTAAGATTGCTCATGGAAGAGTAACCCGCGCCGAAATCATCCACCGTGATACCAAAGCCAAGCTTGTTCAGATCGTTGATGTTGCGGTTGCTTTGCTCCAATTCCTCGATGATGGTGGCTTCCGTCAACTCCAGCTGGATGTTGCAGGGCTCGTCACGGTGGGCGGCGACGATGCGCCCAATATCCGCAATCAGGCCCTTATCCCGTAACTGCCGGGCCGACACATTAATGGCCACGCCGACATCGGAAAAGCCCATCCTGCGCAACTCGCGCGTGGCGGAGATCACTTCGCTGATCACCCATTTCCCCAGCTCCACAATGAGGCCTGTCTCTTCCGCCAAGGGGATAAAGTGGTCGGGATAAATAACGCCCTGACGAGGATGGTTCCAGCGCAACAGCGCCTCCAGCCCCACCAGCTTTTTGGTTTCCAGGTCAATCACCGGCTGGTAGTCCAGACGGAACTGTTTCTTGGACAGCCCCTGGATCATTTCCGCTTCCAGCGTCTGCTTCTTCCTGGCTTCTTCATTCATGGAATGAGAGAAAAACTGGATATCGTTCCGGCCATTGCGCTTGGCCTGATACATGGCGGTGTCCGCGTTCTTCAACAACTCATCCAGCTCTACGCCATCGTCGGGTGCAATGCTGATGCCGATACTGGCGCCGACAAAATATTCTTTACCCGCAAACTTGAACGGACGGTTCAAGGTGCGACGAATGCCCTGCGCCACGCGCCGGGCGTCCGCATGCCCCCGGATGTCCGACAGGATGACGGTAAACTCATCGCCGCTGATGCGCGCCACCGTATCGTTCTTACGCACGTTCTGTTTGATGCGCGCCGCCACGGTTTTCAGCACTTCGTCACCAGCGTCATGGCCGTAGTTGTCGTTGATCTCCTTGAAGTGGTCGATGTCGATAAACATCAGGGCGATCATGGACTTGTCGCGCACGGCCCGGGTAATGGCGTTTTCCAGACGCAGTTTGAACAGCAGCCGGCTCTCCAGGCCCGTCAAATGGTCGTAAAACGCCAACTGCTCCATTTCGTCCTTGCTCTTTTTCAGCAGAGTGATGTCTTCACAGGTCACCACGTAATGACTGACTTTTTCCGGCGCGGGACGGAACACGCCGTAGTTGCGCGCCGCCTGTTCATAAATGGGGAAAATGGAGATCTGCACCCAGTACTGCTTGCGCGAAGCGTCGTAACAGTGCAGTTCATCGCGAATCATCGGCTCCGGCAACTCGCGGAAATTGATCTGATCAAGGCGAGGGAAACACACACGCTCCTCCAGTGAGGAAATGTGCTTGTCGAACACCTGCATGCGATCGTAGCCGGACATCGCCAAAAAAGCGTTATTAACGTAGACGATAATGCCATCCGCATTGGTGATGATGACGCCGCTGCGGCTGCTCTCCACCGCCTTGGAAAGAAGGCGCAGGGACAACTCGCGTTGCTCCCTTTCCGCAATCTCCAGCTTCAATTCCTGGTTGGCCTGCGCCAGCGCCTCGGTTCTCTCCTCCACTCGGGCTTCCAACGCATGATTCAGTTTGTACAGCGCCTGCTCTTTCTCCATCAAGGTCTGCGTCTGTTCGTACAGCGCCTGGTTGGCCTCGCGCAGTTGATGAGTGTGCAGCTCAACCCGGTTTTTGAGCCGGTTGTTGAACGTCACCAACAGAAAAATGCCCACCGTCCCGGCGATCACCACCAGGCCGCCAATCCACAGCGCCGTGTGCAGCACCAGTCTGGCGTCATTGCGGTCCGGATCGAAGACAAACCCCTCCAGCCTGTAATTCTTGGGGGCCATATCCAGCGCGACGAAGGTGTCCGCGATATGCCGCCAGCGGCCGGGGTTCATATGCCCTATCTCCACCAGCTTGGGCACGATCAGATCAATGGTTTCCCGGGCTTCATACACCAGCTCGTCGTATTCTTTGCGGGAGCTATATTTACTTTGCAGCAAACGAATGATCTCTTCCGGGTTCTCCACCGCATAACGCCAGCCGTCAATCGTGGCTTCGCGGAAGCGCACTACCTCTTCGGTATCGCTCATCGCACGACTCTCGGTGGTGAAAAGGGTGTCGCCGTAGAAATCGATGCCGTAACTGCGCGGGTCCATGAGGTTATAGGCGATCTGACGTTTACGCAGCTGATACGGCAGATCAGTCACGTACCCCACCATGGCGTCAACGCGGTGCTCCACCAGATCATTGATGTTAAAAGATAATGGCATCTGCTTGATTTGAGACAGCAGCACGCCTTCCTTGCGCAGAATACCAATGGTATTGGCGCCGTATGGCCCATGGGGAAACATGACGCGCTTATCAATCAGGTCCTGCGGGCTGAGTATCTCCGACTCCGCCAGACTCACTAACACCAGGGGCGAATGCTGAATCATCACCGCTACGGCGGTGACAGGCGCGCCCTGCAAGCGATAAAGCAACAACTCCGAGTTGGCCACCCCGAAGTCCGCCCTGCCCTGCACCACTTCGTCGATGGGATTAATGTCCGGCGCCGCTTCGCGCAGGGTCACGTCAAAACCGGCTTGCTGATAGAAACCTTTTTCGATGGCGGCGTAAAAGCCGGCGAATTGGAATTGATGCAGCCACTTCAACTGCACAACGATAGGGGTAAGTTCAGACTCCGCCGCCCCACTGATTCTCGTCATCAGACAAAGAACCAGAAAGCATATCGTCCGGATACGGCCAATAGGAGAAGATGAGTTCGACATCTATGGCATTACCACCGTTTTTTTCGGATGAAACGCAACGCCCGAAAAGCTGCTGAAACGCAACCCAATCACGGTTGACCGGAATTATCTCTTTAAGCTTAGTAGATAATGTTCCCGAGCACGTTGGATTTCCATATCTATGACACATTTTTTCATCTGCGGGGCTTATATTTTACTTCCATGGTCGCCCCCATACTGTTTCAGTCAGTTTGATTATTATCCCAACAGCAAAAAAAGTCCGGTCTATAGTTAAATTTCAGGCGATCCTTTTTTCTTTCAACTCCCAGATGGAAACAAAACGCCACTCCTTTTCTCTTGAAGCCGCCTGATCCGCAAAACAAAGAAGTAGAGGTACATTTACGATGAGCGTATTGAAACGGTTGCCTTGGCTTGTGTTCTTTTTAGGCTTTTCTCTTTTCGCCGGCGCAAAGGAACTGGCCTTTCTCATTCCCGGCGGCGAAGGAGGCGGTTGGGACACTACCGCC contains:
- a CDS encoding EAL domain-containing protein is translated as MTRISGAAESELTPIVVQLKWLHQFQFAGFYAAIEKGFYQQAGFDVTLREAAPDINPIDEVVQGRADFGVANSELLLYRLQGAPVTAVAVMIQHSPLVLVSLAESEILSPQDLIDKRVMFPHGPYGANTIGILRKEGVLLSQIKQMPLSFNINDLVEHRVDAMVGYVTDLPYQLRKRQIAYNLMDPRSYGIDFYGDTLFTTESRAMSDTEEVVRFREATIDGWRYAVENPEEIIRLLQSKYSSRKEYDELVYEARETIDLIVPKLVEIGHMNPGRWRHIADTFVALDMAPKNYRLEGFVFDPDRNDARLVLHTALWIGGLVVIAGTVGIFLLVTFNNRLKNRVELHTHQLREANQALYEQTQTLMEKEQALYKLNHALEARVEERTEALAQANQELKLEIAEREQRELSLRLLSKAVESSRSGVIITNADGIIVYVNNAFLAMSGYDRMQVFDKHISSLEERVCFPRLDQINFRELPEPMIRDELHCYDASRKQYWVQISIFPIYEQAARNYGVFRPAPEKVSHYVVTCEDITLLKKSKDEMEQLAFYDHLTGLESRLLFKLRLENAITRAVRDKSMIALMFIDIDHFKEINDNYGHDAGDEVLKTVAARIKQNVRKNDTVARISGDEFTVILSDIRGHADARRVAQGIRRTLNRPFKFAGKEYFVGASIGISIAPDDGVELDELLKNADTAMYQAKRNGRNDIQFFSHSMNEEARKKQTLEAEMIQGLSKKQFRLDYQPVIDLETKKLVGLEALLRWNHPRQGVIYPDHFIPLAEETGLIVELGKWVISEVISATRELRRMGFSDVGVAINVSARQLRDKGLIADIGRIVAAHRDEPCNIQLELTEATIIEELEQSNRNINDLNKLGFGITVDDFGAGYSSMSNLKQLPIDSIKIDKSFIHNMLRKGDDAEIVKAMISMAHNLKLKVVAVGVEDAEQVKFLKENQCFLAQGFYFAKAGDLHEIIGKFSAPNVVKLTP